In Lytechinus variegatus isolate NC3 chromosome 12, Lvar_3.0, whole genome shotgun sequence, a single window of DNA contains:
- the LOC121425712 gene encoding uncharacterized protein DDB_G0271670-like, which produces SSSSSSSSSNRSSSSSSSSSSSSSSSSSSSSSSSSSSSSSNRSSSSSSSGSNRSSSSSSSSSSSSSSSSSSSSSSCSSCSSSSSSSSSSSSSSSSSSSSSSSSCCSSSSSSSSSSSSSSSSSSSSSNRSSSSSSSSSSSSSSSSSSSSSSSSSSSSCSSCSSSSSSSSSSSSSSSSSSSSSSSSSCCSSSSSSSSSSSSSSSSSSSSSSNRSSSSSSSSS; this is translated from the coding sequence agtagtagtagtagtagtagtagtagtaatagaagtagtagtagtagtagtagtagtagtagtagtagtagtagtagtagtagtagtagtagtagtagtagtagtagtagtagtagtagtaatagaagtagtagtagtagtagtagtggtagtaatagaagtagtagtagtagtagtagtagtagtagtagtagtagtagtagtagtagtagtagtagtagtagttgtagtagttgtagtagtagtagtagtagtagtagtagtagtagtagtagtagtagtagtagtagtagtagtagtagtagtagttgttgtagtagtagtagtagtagtagtagtagtagtagtagtagtagtagtagtagtagtagtagtagtaatagaagtagtagtagtagtagtagtagtagtagtagtagtagtagtagtagtagtagtagtagtagtagtagtagtagtagtagtagttgtagtagttgtagtagtagtagtagtagtagtagtagtagtagtagtagtagtagtagtagtagtagtagtagtagtagtagtagttgttgtagtagtagtagtagtagtagtagtagtagtagtagtagtagtagtagtagtagtagtagtagtagtaatagaagtagtagtagtagtagtagtagtagt